A genome region from Tolypothrix sp. PCC 7712 includes the following:
- a CDS encoding pyridoxamine 5'-phosphate oxidase family protein, with protein MLEPASPTNRWVNTIDSQNPEVIAQACRIIAKNIYCTLSTCSADGYPWVSPLLFAYDEDWNIYWSSAIASQHSQHIYNNHGRVAIAIFDSSISEGAVEGLYLTGTGSELNPNAAEMVLQLLLQRATKKHNRTALDYLNDSPRRFYQCQPQEVWITGKRVAVGNQLVDTKIQLNLSNLREAKFIEQ; from the coding sequence ATGCTCGAACCAGCAAGCCCAACTAACAGATGGGTAAATACAATCGATTCTCAAAATCCTGAAGTTATTGCTCAAGCCTGTCGGATTATCGCCAAGAATATTTATTGCACTTTGTCTACTTGTTCGGCTGATGGCTATCCTTGGGTTTCGCCTTTATTGTTTGCCTATGATGAGGACTGGAATATTTATTGGAGTTCCGCGATCGCATCTCAGCATTCGCAGCACATATACAATAATCATGGCAGAGTTGCGATCGCGATTTTTGATTCCAGCATTTCTGAAGGTGCAGTAGAAGGTTTATATCTGACTGGAACTGGATCGGAATTAAACCCAAACGCAGCCGAAATGGTATTGCAGTTGCTTTTACAGCGAGCGACTAAAAAGCATAATCGCACAGCATTAGACTATTTAAATGATTCACCCCGCAGGTTTTATCAATGTCAACCCCAAGAGGTTTGGATTACTGGTAAACGAGTAGCAGTTGGTAATCAATTAGTTGATACGAAAATTCAATTAAATTTGTCAAACTTAAGAGAAGCAAAATTTATTGAGCAATAA
- a CDS encoding DUF4112 domain-containing protein: protein MDAAKRLATLNRIRKLSRLMDTSIRIPGIGFRIGIDPIIGLVPGAGDLISTAFSAYIIFLATRFGIPRQDLAKMIFNVGLEAVVGTVPLVGDLFDAFYKSNIRNLDILEQHLSVVEPEITEAPVYAAARDEALEARG from the coding sequence ATGGACGCAGCTAAACGCCTTGCTACTCTTAACCGCATCCGCAAACTCAGTCGCCTCATGGACACATCTATACGCATTCCGGGAATTGGATTTCGTATTGGTATAGACCCAATTATTGGACTAGTTCCCGGTGCTGGTGATTTAATTAGTACAGCGTTTTCTGCGTACATTATCTTTTTAGCTACAAGATTTGGTATACCACGCCAAGACTTAGCGAAAATGATTTTCAATGTGGGTTTGGAAGCAGTTGTTGGTACTGTGCCTTTAGTAGGTGATTTATTTGACGCTTTTTACAAATCTAATATTCGCAATTTGGACATTTTAGAGCAACACCTGAGCGTGGTTGAACCAGAAATTACAGAAGCGCCTGTTTATGCAGCAGCTAGGGATGAGGCACTAGAAGCGAGAGGCTAG
- a CDS encoding alpha/beta fold hydrolase yields MQVTTAPSTTPIPGQYWQWRGHKVYYVRAGEQQAQRPPLLLVHGFGASTDHWRKNITGLCQDFQVFAIDLLGFGRSAKPKLDYSGDLWRDQLHDFINEIIGQKAVLVGNSLGGYASLCVAAQYPDSAAGVVLLNSAGPFSIEKPTSEPEALQSQIQPPKQESGLQKLLGDGVKWMFQQPLAQFLLFQYVRQRWVIRQTLEKVYLDKTAITDQLIEEIYRPAYDTGALDVFVSVFSTPQGEKVDVLLKQLTCPLLLLWGEADPWMNARERSQKFRQYYPQLQEHFLSAGHCPHDEIPDQVNSLLRDWVLGNTQLLSI; encoded by the coding sequence ATGCAGGTAACAACAGCGCCTTCTACCACTCCTATACCTGGCCAATACTGGCAATGGCGCGGGCATAAAGTTTACTATGTACGAGCCGGAGAGCAACAAGCGCAACGTCCACCCTTATTATTAGTACATGGGTTTGGTGCTTCTACAGACCACTGGCGCAAAAATATCACAGGACTGTGCCAAGATTTTCAAGTTTTTGCGATCGATTTATTAGGATTCGGACGTTCAGCCAAGCCGAAGCTAGATTATAGTGGCGACTTGTGGCGCGACCAACTGCACGATTTTATTAATGAAATCATTGGTCAAAAAGCAGTTTTAGTAGGAAACTCCCTAGGTGGTTATGCTTCTTTGTGCGTTGCAGCACAATACCCCGATAGTGCAGCTGGTGTAGTTTTACTCAACAGTGCAGGCCCCTTTAGCATCGAAAAACCAACATCTGAACCGGAAGCTTTGCAATCACAAATTCAGCCTCCCAAACAAGAATCAGGATTGCAAAAGTTGCTAGGGGATGGTGTGAAGTGGATGTTTCAGCAACCTTTAGCCCAGTTTTTATTATTTCAATATGTGCGCCAACGTTGGGTAATTCGCCAAACCCTAGAGAAAGTTTATTTAGATAAAACTGCAATCACAGACCAGTTAATAGAAGAAATTTATCGACCAGCTTACGATACTGGTGCATTGGATGTGTTTGTGTCAGTTTTTAGTACTCCCCAAGGAGAAAAAGTTGATGTATTGCTAAAACAATTAACTTGTCCTTTATTGTTGTTGTGGGGAGAAGCCGATCCTTGGATGAATGCTAGAGAACGTTCTCAAAAGTTTCGCCAATATTACCCACAACTACAAGAACATTTTCTATCTGCGGGTCATTGTCCTCATGATGAAATACCAGACCAAGTTAACTCTCTTTTACGAGATTGGGTGTTAGGAAATACTCAGCTTTTAAGCATTTAA
- a CDS encoding Nif11-like leader peptide family natural product precursor, with protein MPRQNAAQLLKAVKQDQALKQKLRATANPEAFVQIAKERGYDFTVDELETELDKLSEEDLAGIVNPGWGPRRHIHPR; from the coding sequence ATGCCACGACAAAATGCTGCCCAACTTTTAAAAGCTGTAAAACAGGATCAAGCATTAAAGCAAAAGCTCAGAGCAACAGCGAATCCAGAAGCTTTCGTTCAAATTGCGAAAGAACGTGGTTACGACTTCACAGTCGATGAACTAGAAACCGAACTAGACAAATTATCTGAGGAAGATTTAGCAGGTATTGTCAATCCCGGATGGGGGCCTAGACGGCACATTCATCCAAGATAA
- a CDS encoding zinc-dependent alcohol dehydrogenase family protein, which translates to MRAMILEAPRQPLRLADLPMPKPNPEQVLIRIHACAVCRTDLHIVDGELTHPKLPLIPGHQIVGTIEAKGDRVEQFTIGQRVGVPWLGHTCDRCRYCLSHRENLCDYAEFTGYNIDGGYADYTVADHRFCFPLDPSFPDLQAAPLLCGGLIGYRAYRMTGDAEKIGFYGFGSAAHILIQLARYQQRQVFAFTRGGDIEGQEFARQLGAVWAGGSEELPPEPLDAAIIFAPIGKLVPAALRAVAKGGTVVCAGIHMSDIPAFPYEILWEERVLRSVANLTRQDGEEFLALAPKIPIRTEINTFPLTQANEALDALRSGKITGSAVLVI; encoded by the coding sequence ATGCGTGCAATGATACTAGAGGCACCACGCCAACCCCTGCGATTAGCAGACTTACCAATGCCGAAACCCAATCCCGAGCAAGTATTAATTCGCATCCACGCTTGTGCTGTTTGTCGCACAGACTTGCACATAGTTGATGGAGAATTGACTCACCCCAAATTACCGTTAATACCTGGGCATCAAATAGTCGGTACTATAGAGGCAAAAGGCGATCGCGTTGAGCAATTTACTATTGGTCAGCGGGTTGGTGTTCCTTGGTTAGGTCACACTTGCGATCGCTGTCGATATTGCCTTTCCCATCGTGAAAATCTCTGCGATTATGCTGAATTCACAGGTTACAATATTGACGGTGGTTATGCAGATTACACTGTTGCTGACCATCGCTTCTGCTTTCCTCTAGACCCCAGTTTCCCTGACTTGCAAGCTGCACCTTTGTTATGTGGCGGCTTAATTGGTTATCGTGCTTATCGCATGACTGGCGATGCAGAAAAAATTGGCTTTTATGGCTTTGGTTCAGCCGCCCATATATTGATTCAACTAGCCCGCTATCAACAGCGTCAAGTATTTGCCTTTACTCGTGGTGGTGATATCGAAGGGCAAGAATTCGCCCGTCAATTAGGTGCAGTTTGGGCTGGAGGCTCAGAGGAATTACCCCCAGAACCTTTAGATGCGGCAATTATTTTTGCGCCTATAGGTAAACTAGTTCCCGCTGCTTTACGGGCAGTCGCTAAAGGCGGTACGGTAGTTTGTGCAGGCATTCACATGAGTGATATTCCCGCCTTTCCCTACGAAATTCTCTGGGAAGAACGAGTATTACGGTCTGTTGCTAACCTGACTCGTCAAGATGGCGAGGAGTTTCTCGCTTTAGCACCCAAAATCCCCATCCGCACAGAAATTAATACCTTTCCGCTAACTCAAGCAAATGAGGCTTTAGATGCCCTGCGGAGTGGCAAAATTACAGGGTCGGCTGTATTAGTAATTTGA